The sequence TTCTCAGATAGATAATCGAAGTAGGCATCATAGCAATGCATCTTCTGAGTATTTTGTtgcaacttcaatgcataatctTCTAGCTGAGTAGACTGACTCGCAAGAACAGCTTCGGCCTGAGAAAGCTTCTCAGCTAGAATGACTGGATCTTCAGTCGGAGTAGGCGTCAGAACAACttgagctgaagatgcttcaGTTTGCATAGTACCGACTCCATATatcctatttttcttcttcggagcaacctgcaaacaacaaaaaacagagacacaATGTAAAGttcaaagagataaaacaaaacagtatGTAAAGTTCAAGAATTTACCTCAGCAAAAATTCGGTTCTTCATACTAACTGACAATCCGCCAGAAGCACTACTCTCTATGTTGTCCCCTGAGCATAGCCCAGTTTCAGCCTCAGTTATCCTCGATGACACTTCATGGTATACTTTCTCAGATAATCCATCCACAAAcgacccatcaggtttcctatgagtATCTTCTAGGACTTTCAAGAAATCAGGAAGTGCCTCACCAGTAATCTCCGACttaacaaagatatgaaacaacaaaatattagaCTAAAGCAAGAATTTATAGATAATTGTACTAAATAACTAACTAAGCATACTTACATGTTTTCATGCACGAGCTTTAAAGGAGGTCTGACCAGACCGGTGTTTATGCATTCCAGTGCCATCAGGATCACTGTATCGAGCATTTCGACTATTGATGCTCTTTTCCTCagattttggttcacaccaaaacttgaccaagccgTCCCATACTGTCggatcaagccaccgcggcTTTGCATCATCACCTTTTACTCTCCACTTAGActtccaccgagacacttgatcaGTCATCCGGGTCTTCAACTTGCTTTCAAACTCGGCTCGAACTCTCCCATTGATGGACTGgtcccagttatatgtttgcttgtaaaaacataacatgaatcaaaatcagaatcaagtaagtaaaaacaaaatctgtaatttaaacacatcaacaaacattTAACTTACTGCAAACGTTtcaaaccaccggtttacaaccgcagctggtgtttgggtccaattggcatgagctcctttgaaatctctttcaaagatggcCCGAACAGTAGCAGCAACCGAAGGATCCTcgtcaaacctacaaaacacaagaaaaaaggaatgaggatcaatgaaaatatatctaaaaaattagACAACCCTAACTACATGCTTACCATAGAGTACCCGGAGGGCGTTTAGGGTCTAATTTCTTTAAGCTAGCACGACCGGGACTTGCAAGTAGCTCTTCCAAAANTAAGCTAGCACGACCGGGACTTGTGAGTAGACTCATCGTTGACACGCGAAGTCGATTGCTGTGGTGGAAGATGATCTTCCACCGCCGGTGAGGTTCCTTGACGATTCTCTTGGATCACCGGTGAGGTACCTTGCGAGGAGGCGGGAGAAGCTACCCTtggagcagaggaagaagaaggtaaccTTCAAGAAGGGATGGGAGGAGATAACCCTTGAGAAGATATAAATCTTCTGTAAACGTTTTGGCTCCCATAATGATTTTGGTTCTCTTGTGAAGACATCTAAAATACAAGtccaaaagaaagatataattagaaccctaaatcgatataaccctaaatcgaaaaacTCTAAATCGATATAATTAGaacccaaaatcgaaaaaccctaaatcgatataACCTAAATCGAAAAACTCTAAATCGATATAATtagaaccctaaatcgatataaccctaaatcgaaaaaccctaaaatcgaatcgaaactctaatcccaatcgaatcaAATTAAAACCCCTAATCCCAATTAAATTGAattgaaaccctaatcccaatcgaaaccctaatcccaatcgaatcgaataacccctaaaatcgaatcgaaaccctaatcgaaaccctaatcgaaaccctaattgaaaccctaatcgaaacccTTATcaaatcgaatcgaaaccctaatcgaaaaccctaaatcgaaaccccTAAATTgacaaaccctaaatcgaaaccctagtagaaaccctaatcgaaaccctaatcaaatcgaatcgaaaccccCAAATcgacaaaccctaaatcgacaaaccctaaatcgaaacccatctaaaaaacaacagaagaagagagaggaggaggagattagtCGGAGAAGGGatgagaggaggagtagacTAACTTGAGAAGGGATGGGAGGAGGAGTAGACACcggagaagagatgagaggaggagtagacaACCGGAGAAAGGATTAGACAACcggagaagaatgaaatcggaagaagaagagaagtttttagggtttgtcgGCTGCGGGTGTtggtttgagcttcgctcaaactaggttttttacttatataggaaATTAATGGCGTCGCAATTCCaacgcaaaatttgcgagggatttactagaGTCCCTCGCAAAAGCatcgcaaacaataattaatataaattttcttatttagagTTTTTTGCGACCAATTTGCGAGGGAacgtagcaaatccctcgcaaaatctttagggtttaggatttgcaATTGTCATTAGTGCcctatcttatattataaatattgaattatatcaatttaataattattagtaatgtaattagtcttaaaggttaaggttcaagggtttagggttgttatttgcgagggaattgctatgtatTGAGTcttttgcaatggatttgcgacgaacttgctatggctctagcaaatcagtcgcaaatttgtcgcaaaccttcaatatctaatttgcaaaaaccatcaaaataattgtaacaaattagtcaaattaactttcaagtatattataaggtccaatggtgtcatcatactcttttctatcatcaaactttccaaaattgtccaattttgcatcttactctaaacatgatgatgttctacactatatcacatatatgttcaatacattgagacaaatttttgccaaattgtccaattctctaacaattttgtgttgcactgctatctttgattaatagttttggattcatcttttttaatcattaatagtaatgtaataagtctttagggtttagggtttagggttaagggtttaaagttttttttgcgagggaattgctatgttttgagtcctttgcaatggatttgcgacgcatttgctatggctctagcaaatcagtcgcaaatttgtcgcaaaccttgaatatctaatttgtaaaaaccatcaaaataatgttaaaaattagtaaattcaccttatgaacacattcaaatgtatttcagaataattctattaagttttgtaatatttataaaaacttattatcctaactttgcaatggatttgctatggctttcgcaaatcactcgcaactccatagcaaatttgctatggagtTTGTTCTCGCAAAATCGTCGCAATGTTGAgatggatttgcgaggaaaggGACCTTCCCAgcgaatttgtcgtaaatgcGTCGCAAATGAGCAGCGGATTTGCGACGACTgaattcctcgcaaatttgcgagggatgtgctatggttttttatttcctagtaaattcctcgcaaatctatcgcaaatttgcgagagctgTACTCCGTCGCAATGTGTCCTCGCAAaaagcttgttttcttgtagtggttaGGTAATTATACTTAGTATAATTATTGCATTGTTGTGTGCTTGTGtgattgtttattgatataACATCGCGATGGTATAGCCGTGATGTTGGATGTTAGGTCGCATTGCCGTTATGTTGTCCTATTGCTAATGCtatattattgtttgtttgtttgttagatACTATTGTTGCATGAATAGTAGATTGTGCATGAGAGTATAGTAGCATATTTGATGCTTTCCAAAGGCCGTACTACTTATCTAATCAGTTTATGTATTTTCTAGTTATAGTTTTAGGTTAAGGTTAAAGTATTATCTGAATAGCAAAAAACTAAGTTTAACTATCAAGTTAGACCCTAATTTTGACtctttagaatttagttatacTATTAACCATGTTCACTAGGATTGAACTGAAATTTcgtaaaattaaataaaaaaatttttgaaaaaaatttagtaaaatctaaacataTTTCGAAATTGAACTAAATTCtttaataatttcataatattaaccaaaaaaaaaaaaaaaaaaaaactgaataaccCCATAAGTCAAACTACTTTGAATTACCATAAGacctatataatttattttggtttttttaattgggatccctttttgttttggttaactAGTCTAAATCCTGAATTatccaaacccaaacccaaacctGACATGAATATCCTAATGGGAGACCTAATTGTTGTTGATAAAATACAAATTGTCATCAATCTAATAAAGCTGTCTTTTATCCAAATCACTCTTCAGCTATTCGATTGGTTGTAACACTTACACAACAACAAACTcaccaaatatatttttaaaagaaaaagaaaaaaacaaactcattcattatttttagttagccaaaaaaaaaactccaaaaatccaatattataatttattatccTTCATTGGTCTCGCAGCAACGGTTCTTACTTGATGAAGTAGAGTCAGTAGatcgatagagagagagagagagagagagaccttgtGTGTTCTGTGTGCTCCCACAATCAATCTAACTTCTTCCGTTTCAATTTTTCAGTTATCTTCGCAATCTCTTTTTCCAATGATTCGTTAGAAAAGTTTTGTAATCTTCCGAttccatgtgtttttttttcccaaatctgtgtgaataatcatcaatcaatcaatcaattctccgttagatattttttttttctttcctcggGAAAATTTTGTAACTTTCGAGGAAAGTGATGACAAAGCCCGAGTCtttgaagagaaaagaaactgCTTTGGACTTCCGTTACTgagataaataacaaaaaatctcAATGATTCATTGAGCGAGCAAGCTTATCTTACTACTACTAAGGGGTTTTAGTTTTgtggttctcttcttcttcatctctctctctgagtGATGGGTTGTGCTTATTCCAAAACTTGCATTGGTCAGATTTGCGCCACGAAAGAGAATAGTATCAGGCAAGCTCATCATCAACAAGCTCCGTCGAGAGGCGGCGGCGTGAGAGCTGCGACTGCTACTGCGGCGGCGACGACTGAGGAGGATAATCCGGTGTTTAATCTCTCTTCAGATGCGGTGGATGACGACGACGAAATCCATCAGCTGAGTTTGACTAGAGACCAGGAATGGGGGATCACTCgtctttctagggtttcttctcAATTTCTACCGCCGGATGGGTCTAGGGTTGTCAAGGTTCCTTCTTGCGACTACGAATTGAGATACTCATTTCTCTCTCAGAGAGGGTATTACCCTGATGCTCTCGATAAGGCTAATCAAGATAGCTTCGCCATCCACACGCCCTTTGGGAGCAACTCCGATGATCATTTCTTTGGGGTTTTTGATGGCCACGGTGAGTTTGGTGCGCAGTGCTCGCAGTTTGTGAAGCGGAGGCTCTGCGAGAATCTTCTTAGACATGGTAGGTTCCGTGTAGATCCTGCAGAGGCTTGTAATTCGTCCTTCTTGACCACGAACTCTCAGCTGCATGCTGATATTGTTGATGATAGTATGAGTGGGACAACTGCGATTACGGTTATGGTTAGAGGGAGGACGATTTATGTGGCCAATGCGGGTGACTCCAGGGCGGTTTTAGCTGAGAGAAGAGATGGTGATCTTGTTGCTGTTGATTTGTCTATTGACCAGACTCCTTTTAGATCCGATGAGCTTGAAAGGGTTAAGCTTTGCGGAGCTAGAGTTCTTACTCTTGATCAGATTGAAGGCTTGAAAAACCCTGATTTTCAGTGTTGGGGTactgaggaagatgatgatggagatcctCCTAGACTTTGGATTCCCAATGGAATGTATCCTGGAACTGCTTTTACCAGGAGTATTGGCNATTACCCTGATGCTCTCGATAAGGCTAATCAAGATAGCTTCGCCATCCACACGCCCTTTGGGAGCAACTCCGATGATCATTTCTTTGGGGTTTTTGATGGCCACGGTGAGTTTGGTGCGCAGTGCTCGCAGTTTGTGAAGCGGAGGCTCTGCGAGAATCTTCTTAGACATGGTAGGTTCCGTGTAGATCCTGCAGAGGCTTGTAATTCGTCCTTCTTGACCACGAACTCTCAGCTGCATGCTGATATTGTTGATGATAGTATGAGTGGGACAACTGCGATTACGGTTATGGTTAGAGGGAGGACGATTTATGTGGCCAATGCGGGTGACTCCAGGGCGGTTTTAGCTGAGAGAAGAGATGGTGATCTTGTTGCTGTTGATTTGTCTATTGACCAGACTCCTTTTAGATCCGATGAGCTTGAAAGGGTTAAGCTTTGCGGAGCTAGAGTTCTTACTCTTGATCAGATTGAAGGCTTGAAAAACCCTGATTTTCAGTGTTGGGGTactgaggaagatgatgatggagatcctCCTAGACTTTGGATTCCCAATGGAATGTATCCTGGAACTGCTTTTACCAGGAGTATTGGCGATTCTATTGCAGAGACTATTGGTGTTGTTGCTAACCCTGAGATTGCTGTTGTTGAGCTCACACCGGATAATCCTTTCTTTGTGATTGCTAGTGATGGTGTCTTTGAGTTCATCTCTAGTCAAACTGTGGTTGACATGGTAAGGTATTCTTCCCTCCGCAGTCTTGCTCATTATACATTTCAAAGTAGAGGAAGAAGTCTCACAGAAtttgaatgttttcttttttcaggtTGCAAAGCATAAGGATCCTCGAGATGCTTGTGCTGCAATTGTTGCTGAATCATATAGGCTATGGCTACAGTATGAAACTCGGACAGATGATATAACCATCATTGTCGTCCACATTAATGGGCTAAAAGATGTAAGGAAAGCTTCTGTTTGTAGGCTGTATATCATCTTTCTTGTCTTTGTTGATAGCTGAGGCTAGATTTGAAATCTTTCGATAGGATGCTCCTCGGCAATTGTCAAGTACTGGAACTCTAATGCAGCCTCCTATTCCCCAAGTTGTGGAGCTTACTGGTTCGGAATCTCCCTCCACCTTTGGATGGAATTCTAAAAACCAACGTGTGAGGCATGATCTATCTCGAGCTAGAATACGTGCCATTGAGAGTTCACTAGAGAATGGACATGCTTGGGTTCCTCCGTCTCCAGCCCATAGAAAAACCTGGGAAGAAGAAGTAAGAGTGCTTGTCTGCTTCACATTTGCTCAACCAATCGGGAATGCCTTGAGTCATTCTTAACTTTAAAGGCTAAAAGCTGAATTTTCTCATGCAGGCACACATTGAGCGGGTGTTGTGTGACCATTTCCTCTTCAGGAAACTCACTGATTCTCAGTGCCAGGTTTTGTTGGATTGCATGCAAAGGCTTGAAGCTAATCCAGGGGATGTTGTTGTGAAACAGGTCGAAACATATTCCTCATAAATCACAGATTCTGCAACAAATATCCATCAGTAAACATATGATATCATTTTATCTCTGGTTTGTTCTCTTGCAGGGTGGTGAAGGGGACTGCTTCTACGTTGTAGGTAGTGGCGAATTTGAGGTCTTGGCAACTCAGGTTTGTTCTATAGTAACTCTATTTGACTTGTGAGCAGCTTTGAGAATTGTTATCACTGTGAATATTAGGATGAAAAGAACGGCGAGGTTCCTAGGATCTTGCAGCGTTATACAGCTGAGAAACAATCATCATTCGGTGAACTTGCCTTGATGTGGGTTCTCTGCActtttcttattagaaattATCTTCTTCAGGAGATGAATTCTCTGTCTAATTCAGTTTCTTGCAATATATGATGGTGCTAGGCATAACAAGCCGCTTCAATCTTCTGTACGTGCTGTGGATCACGGAACATTGTGGGCCTTAAAAAGAGAGGATTTTAGAGGAATTCTGATGTCTGAGTTTTCAAACTTAGCATCCTTGAAGCTTCTTCGTTCTGTTGATCTTCTTTCCCGTCTTACAATTTTGCAACTAAGCCATGTTGCAGAGTCTCTTTCCGAAGCTTGCTTCTCTGATGGACAAACAATAGTTACCAAGGTGAAGTTAGTTTTGCATTTTGtgaagataaataaattatttttcccAACAGATTCTTACTCAATACTTTTTCTTGAATGTATAGGACGAAAAACTTCAGGGTTTGTATGTTATCCAGAAGGGAGTCGTGAGAATTACTTTCGGTACAGAGGTGTTGGAGAGTCAAAACGTTTCAAGCCTTAAAACTGAAATCACTAAAGAATATGAGAATGCTGAAATTGGAACAGAAGTCTCCATAGAAAAGCAAGAAGGAAGTTACTTTGGTGAATGGGCACTTCTTGGTGAACTCAAAGATTCCTTAAGTGTGGTCGCCATTGGCGATGTGGTCTGTGtgattttaacaaaagaaaatttcgAGTCAGCGGTGGGCCCTCTGATCAATCTTACAGATGACAGTCACAAGTATGATACTACAATCTTCTTTCATGCTTGTTTTTGAGTTTAGCTCGTATGCTTCATTGGTGGAATGATTTCATGTAATGTTCTTTTGTCTAGGTCAAGACATTCTTCATTTGATCTGTCCAAGGAATCTGCAAAAGTTACTGATACCACAGCTCTTGCTAAAGCCACCCTTGCTGACCTGGTAAGTAGTATTACTTCACATATATCATACACATTTCTTCTCGGTTCAcacatttttggtttatttaggAATGGACGACATGCTTGAGTTCAACAGACTGCAGTGAGATTGGGCTCGTGCATTTGAAAGATAAAGATAATTTGCTTAGCTTGAAAAGATTTTCAAAGCAAAAGGTGAAAAAGTTAGGTAAAGAGGCACAAGTCTTGAGAGAGCGGAATCTGATGAAGAACGTAATAAAAGCCTCAACTTTTGTTCCCGAGATCTTGTGCACTTGTGTCGATGAAACATTTGCAGCCATCTTACTGAATGCTACTCTTGCTTGTCCTatatcttctcttcttaacTCCCCACTTGACGAGTCATCTGCCCGTTTCATTACTGCCTCACTTGTGTCTGTCTTAGAAGATATACACAAGGTTAAAACTTTTTGTCTAACATCTCCAGTTATTTCTAAGATTTCATGGTCTTATCAAATGAAACTCAGTCTTTTGCTTTTGGAATTTGTAGAACGAGATTCTCTTCAGAGGTTCATCCCCCGAGTTACTGATGTTGGATCAATCCGGATATCTACAGGTCTGTGTTGCCTTACATGGTTCTTTCGATTTCATATATCCATTTCCACCAGatcataatttttaatctctttattTTAGGTTGTAGACTTCAGATTCGCCAAGAAACTATCCGGGGAACGGACATTTACAATCTGCGGAAATGCAGATTATTTGGCCCCAGAAATTGTTCAAGGGAAAGGCCATGGTTTTGCAGCTGACTGGTATTGATTTCCCTCTGTTCCTCATGTTTTTCATTTCCGGCATAATATTTGAAGATATGTAACCTTTACTCGTGCTGGTTAAAAAAGGTGGGCTCTTGGAGTTTTGATCTACTATATGCTAGAAGGAGAAATGCCATTCGGGTCATGGAGAGAAAACGAGCTAGACACCTTTCAGAAGATTGCAAAAGGCCAACTAACTTTTCCTCGAGCTCTAAGCTCAGAAGCGGAAGATCTCATCGCCAAGGTATCATCTTTAAGTTCCAATTTCACATCTATTAAAACTAGAAATCTCcggttttcattttcttacCCGTATCTTAAAACTTTTGTGTAGTTGCTTGAAGTTGATGAAAACCTGCGGTTTGGGAGCCAAGGAGGTCCTGAATCGATCAAGAAACATCCCTGGTTCAATGGACTTAAATGGGAAGCTATTAGTAACCGTGAATTTCAAGTTCCTCAAGAGATAATGTCGCGTATTCATCACCATTTAGAGAATGACACCGTTCTCCCCCTAGAAACTGCCCAATCGCTCGACACAACAGATGATAAAGATGCTCGAAATTGGCTTGAAGAATGGTAAGAGACTTGAAACAAAACCGCAGCTCTTTTTGCCCGCTTCTattcaattcaaatttatgtGCTTGTAAACAGTCATTGATGCTGAAAACAAGGGAGCCTATGAATCTTAAAACCATGATTCATGAGAAAGTTTAGGATCTTTTGATTGTGGTGTAAATAGGTGTATATGTTTAGATAATGGCTGAAGAAGATCATTCACCAATCACCTCcaagtttttgtatttgtctgACTTCTTTTTCTGATGGGCTCTGGCTTTATAGAGAGAGTTCTCTCTTTTGTGGCGGCGTAGTCTAAATGATTTCGAACATGGAGAAGCAATATTAACTACATACAGTTCAATACAATGAATTTAAGGTTTAAACCAGAGAAAAAGTATATTCCATGAAATTAAACTCCGATAAATCTTAAagttgaattgtttttttttctgaagtcAGCAATGTGTTTTTCGTAAATATGAATGCTAAATAAGATTGTATTTAGTGCCATTACTTTGCTGAAGTtaacaaaattgtttatttcCGAAATCTGACCATAGATTCGGACTTAACTAGTATTTCGAGAAGTTGACtgtaaatttggaaaaatacaaaactCGGTGGCTGATCATGCTATATTTTAGAGTGGACTTATAACAGAAAAAATGCCATTAGTGGCGTACATGTTTTCTTACTTTTAGTAGGCTTCACATTTTTCGTGTTagtttttaaactattttatacTACTTTGTTGTTATACTTTTTACCCCCTCAAATTCATCTCAACCAACGTGTATCACACATCATTTTTGATCTCAAAACGTGGGTAAGTTTATTTCTTATAAGTTTTTTGCAAGTCTACTACAATTCACATGTAAAAAACAGATGTTGCCCTAATTCAAGTTGACCGACCAGATAGTCCACGAAGAGTATTTGCAGATAGTGAAACCAAATCCGGAACCATTACGAGTTTATACATAAAGTGAACCCTAAAGCCAAAACCACCCTTAAAATCAACTACTATGAAAATATTTGCAAATTGTCAAGGGTGAAAGAAACTATACATTAAGATTTTGGCGTGCCGTCGTGTTTAGTTCATTCCCTTTCTCTCTGTTAACAAACCACTGTGCCGTTCTTCTAGAGATCGGCAACCACAACCGCCGTCTTCTTTCCTCCGTCGTGGCAGTAACTGCGTAACTCTGCGACGTGGACGCGGTTGAACCGCTGTAGCTTCCTCCAACCACGTTTTCTCTAGGAACAGTCATGATCTCAGACACCGTTCTTCTCGATGAGTATTTGGTCTTCAACACTCTCTTCATTTCCATATCTTCATTTTCCCGCAAGTTACCTCTCTGCACTCGATCCATCAACGAGAGTCTGTCGCTTGACATCGAGTTCAGCATCTCGGATGTCAAAAACGTCAAATCCGACGAAGTGACGTTACTCCAACGGTTCTTAAACACGACATCTGAAACGACGATCCTGTGATTGAACTTGTGCATAGCTTTCTTCTCCTCGATGTCCTCGTTTCCTTGTCGCTCAAGAAACAACGATTTCTTTAGAATCTTCCGGAAACTGCTGAATCTAGAAGACCCATCACTAGTTCCTTCTTCTCGTTCGATGTAAATCTCCAATcccgagtcttcttcttctcttgtctgAGATTGGTTCACCATCCTAAGACTATTGTTGCTATTGCCCAAAACAGAGAGATCGTCTTCAATATTGACTCTGTTTCTACACAAAGGACACGTGGCGTGCTGCTCAAGCCACTCATCGATGCACCCAATGTGGAAAGCGTGTTTGCATTTAGGCAAAAGCCTAAGAATCTCAACGTCTTCGAATTTAGACAAACAAACAGAACATTCAAGCCCTTGTTTCAACCCTTTTAAAGCAGAGAAACTGAAAAAGGGAAGAGATTCGATTGCTGTCTTGTCGAGACCAGAGAATCGAGAGGATCGATTGAAAAGCCCTTGCCAGATACGTTCGTGTCGTCTTCTCTCTCCTTCACTCTCGGTCTCTGATCGGAGATCGTTGTTGAAGCATTTGGCGTAGACGAGGAGAACGAACGTGAGAGTGAAGACAATGGAGAAAACTCCGGTGATGATGGCTAAGCTCGGCTTGAAGAGGTCGCTTGTTGCGTACGGGTCAGGAGGAGATTGAGCAGAGACATAGtccaagaagatgaagaagaagaagagtatggAGATTTCTTGTGGTGAATTCATCGTTTGAGGATGATTCGAAAAAAAGACAAATGTAAAAGTCGTATTTATgaattttggagagagagagatgttcaACGTGACATGACATCATTATTGATCTCATTGAGAGGCATGTATAATTCTgtgaaaggaaataaaatagtatgtggaataatactactatatatgGGTCCATGGGTGTATAGTTGTAGAGGAActattatataaaatctataGGTTctggttaattaattaattaaggatTGGAACGAAGGAAAAGATTAACGAATATGAATTGAATATATAGATACTTGTTATAAACCACTTTACGGATAGACTCATATACGGCCCGTACATGGCCCGTGTCTGTCCAAGGccataaggcccatcggccTTATCCTTTTATCTAGGTCGGTTTAGTGTTCCTAATGTAATTGGGCTTTACccttgactatatatatgtaacttcgAGTTTGATCAATgaataagaagaataagagaatTCCTTCTTTCcgttctctagtttacaacaatACTACCATATATGAAAAATTTCTTGACTTTGAATtggggagttttttttttttggtcaactgaaTTATATTAGATATATGGTTTGAAACACCAATTGATTACATACAAAGTATTGAGATCTCCTTAACAAGAAACCTTCCCCCCTAAAAACCAACTGATAAACTAGACTAAACTAGACTTTGAATTGGGGAGTTAATAACCTATTTTGGTGTGATTTACcacatatgtatttttaattaaaaaaaacttgtagtCAAATCACCGATAAATT comes from Camelina sativa cultivar DH55 chromosome 19, Cs, whole genome shotgun sequence and encodes:
- the LOC104766836 gene encoding protein phosphatase 2C and cyclic nucleotide-binding/kinase domain-containing protein isoform X1 translates to MGCAYSKTCIGQICATKENSIRQAHHQQAPSRGGGVRAATATAAATTEEDNPVFNLSSDAVDDDDEIHQLSLTRDQEWGITRLSRVSSQFLPPDGSRVVKVPSCDYELRYSFLSQRGYYPDALDKANQDSFAIHTPFGSNSDDHFFGVFDGHGEFGAQCSQFVKRRLCENLLRHGRFRVDPAEACNSSFLTTNSQLHADIVDDSMSGTTAITVMVRGRTIYVANAGDSRAVLAERRDGDLVAVDLSIDQTPFRSDELERVKLCGARVLTLDQIEGLKNPDFQCWGTEEDDDGDPPRLWIPNGMYPGTAFTRSIGDSIAETIGVVANPEIAVVELTPDNPFFVIASDGVFEFISSQTVVDMVAKHKDPRDACAAIVAESYRLWLQYETRTDDITIIVVHINGLKDDAPRQLSSTGTLMQPPIPQVVELTGSESPSTFGWNSKNQRVRHDLSRARIRAIESSLENGHAWVPPSPAHRKTWEEEAHIERVLCDHFLFRKLTDSQCQVLLDCMQRLEANPGDVVVKQGGEGDCFYVVGSGEFEVLATQDEKNGEVPRILQRYTAEKQSSFGELALMHNKPLQSSVRAVDHGTLWALKREDFRGILMSEFSNLASLKLLRSVDLLSRLTILQLSHVAESLSEACFSDGQTIVTKDEKLQGLYVIQKGVVRITFGTEVLESQNVSSLKTEITKEYENAEIGTEVSIEKQEGSYFGEWALLGELKDSLSVVAIGDVVCVILTKENFESAVGPLINLTDDSHKSRHSSFDLSKESAKVTDTTALAKATLADLEWTTCLSSTDCSEIGLVHLKDKDNLLSLKRFSKQKVKKLGKEAQVLRERNLMKNVIKASTFVPEILCTCVDETFAAILLNATLACPISSLLNSPLDESSARFITASLVSVLEDIHKNEILFRGSSPELLMLDQSGYLQVVDFRFAKKLSGERTFTICGNADYLAPEIVQGKGHGFAADWWALGVLIYYMLEGEMPFGSWRENELDTFQKIAKGQLTFPRALSSEAEDLIAKLLEVDENLRFGSQGGPESIKKHPWFNGLKWEAISNREFQVPQEIMSRIHHHLENDTVLPLETAQSLDTTDDKDARNWLEEW
- the LOC104766836 gene encoding protein phosphatase 2C and cyclic nucleotide-binding/kinase domain-containing protein isoform X2, giving the protein MGCAYSKTCIGQICATKENSIRQAHHQQAPSRGGGVRAATATAAATTEEDNPVFNLSSDAVDDDDEIHQLSLTRDQEWGITRLSRVSSQFLPPDGSRVVKVPSCDYELRYSFLSQRGYYPDALDKANQDSFAIHTPFGSNSDDHFFGVFDGHGEFGAQCSQFVKRRLCENLLRHGRFRVDPAEACNSSFLTTNSQLHADIVDDSMSGTTAITVMVRGRTIYVANAGDSRAVLAERRDGDLVAVDLSIDQTPFRSDELERVKLCGARVLTLDQIEGLKNPDFQCWGTEEDDDGDPPRLWIPNGMYPGTAFTRSIGDSIAETIGVVANPEIAVVELTPDNPFFVIASDGVFEFISSQTVVDMVAKHKDPRDACAAIVAESYRLWLQYETRTDDITIIVVHINGLKDDAPRQLSSTGTLMQPPIPQVVELTGSESPSTFGWNSKNQRVRHDLSRARIRAIESSLENGHAWVPPSPAHRKTWEEEAHIERVLCDHFLFRKLTDSQCQVLLDCMQRLEANPGDVVVKQGGEGDCFYVVGSGEFEVLATQDEKNGEVPRILQRYTAEKQSSFGELALMHNKPLQSSVRAVDHGTLWALKREDFRGILMSEFSNLASLKLLRSVDLLSRLTILQLSHVAESLSEACFSDGQTIVTKDEKLQGLYVIQKGVVRITFGTEVLESQNVSSLKTEITKEYENAEIGTEVSIEKQEGSYFGEWALLGELKDSLSVVAIGDVVCVILTKENFESAVGPLINLTDDSHKSRHSSFDLSKESAKVTDTTALAKATLADLEWTTCLSSTDCSEIGLVHLKDKDNLLSLKRFSKQKVKKLGKEAQVLRERNLMKNVIKASTFVPEILCTCVDETFAAILLNATLACPISSLLNSPLDESSARFITASLVSVLEDIHKNEILFRGSSPELLMLDQSGYLQVVDFRFAKKLSGERTFTICGNADYLAPEIVQGKGHGFAADWWALGVLIYYMLEGEMPFGSWRENELDTFQKIAKGQLTFPRALSSEAEDLIAKLLEVDENLRFGSQGGPESIKKHPWFNGLKWEAISNREFQVPQEIMSRIHHHLENDTVLPLETAQSLDTTDDKDARNWLEEW
- the LOC104766837 gene encoding putative RING-H2 finger protein ATL12; translation: MNSPQEISILFFFFIFLDYVSAQSPPDPYATSDLFKPSLAIITGVFSIVFTLTFVLLVYAKCFNNDLRSETESEGERRRHERIWQGLFNRSSRFSGLDKTAIESLPFFSFSALKGLKQGLECSVCLSKFEDVEILRLLPKCKHAFHIGCIDEWLEQHATCPLCRNRVNIEDDLSVLGNSNNSLRMVNQSQTREEEDSGLEIYIEREEGTSDGSSRFSSFRKILKKSLFLERQGNEDIEEKKAMHKFNHRIVVSDVVFKNRWSNVTSSDLTFLTSEMLNSMSSDRLSLMDRVQRGNLRENEDMEMKRVLKTKYSSRRTVSEIMTVPRENVVGGSYSGSTASTSQSYAVTATTEERRRRLWLPISRRTAQWFVNREKGNELNTTARQNLNV